From Macrobrachium nipponense isolate FS-2020 chromosome 6, ASM1510439v2, whole genome shotgun sequence, a single genomic window includes:
- the LOC135216166 gene encoding uncharacterized protein LOC135216166 isoform X2, which yields MNLKSTDLLRTLQLILSFNEMSRDDSTIRRTVSRFASQARNIIMNVHRYFSSQWGADSRNEVFEKTAKATGVPTNTVKKIKRQSSECGNVSFASPVYPRKRIRVKDKVDSFENECIRKEILSFYERGELPTLDALLEKVKEDPVKFNGGRTTLWKIVRGLGFRYKKVTSGRAILMERDDIVAARTEYLRLIEKNRNCSPTERKPEVFLDETWINQNECVRQCWTTGEGEIGPKLKTGKGSRFIVVHAGSEKGFVKDALLLFRSKNGAKGDYHDSMDHERFLFKVV from the exons atgaatttgaaatctacggacctacttcgcactcttcagctcatccttagttttaatgag atgtctcgagatgacagcaccattcgtcgcaccgtttccagatttgcaagtcaagctcgcaacattataatgaatgttcatcgttacttcagctcacagtggggagcagactcaagaaatgaagtatttgagaagaccgccaaagctacaggagtgccaaccaacacagtgaaaaaaatcaagcgacagtcatctgagtgtggtaacgtctccttcgcttcacctgtatatcccaggaagaggatccgggtgaaggacaaggtggatagttttgaaaatgagtgtattcggaaggagattttgtctttttacgagagaggagagctcccaacgttagatgccctactggaaaaagtgaaggaagacccggtaaagtttaatggtggaagaacaacgttatggaaaattgtgagagggcttggattccgctacaaaaaagtgacgagtggaagagcaattttaatggaacgtgatgatatagtggcagcgagaactgaatacctacggttaattgaaaagaataggaattgtagtccaactgaacgtaaacctgaagtattccttgatgaaacttggataaaccaaaatgaatgtgtacgtcagtgttggacaacgggtgaaggagaaataggacccaaacttaagactggaaaggggtcaagatttattgtggtgcacgcggggagtgagaaggggtttgtcaaagatgcgctattgttgtttaggtcaaaaaatggtgccaaaggggactaccatgattccatggaccatgaaaggtttttgtttaaagtggtttaa
- the LOC135216166 gene encoding uncharacterized protein LOC135216166 isoform X1: MNLKSTDLLRTLQLILSFNEQMSRDDSTIRRTVSRFASQARNIIMNVHRYFSSQWGADSRNEVFEKTAKATGVPTNTVKKIKRQSSECGNVSFASPVYPRKRIRVKDKVDSFENECIRKEILSFYERGELPTLDALLEKVKEDPVKFNGGRTTLWKIVRGLGFRYKKVTSGRAILMERDDIVAARTEYLRLIEKNRNCSPTERKPEVFLDETWINQNECVRQCWTTGEGEIGPKLKTGKGSRFIVVHAGSEKGFVKDALLLFRSKNGAKGDYHDSMDHERFLFKVV, encoded by the exons atgaatttgaaatctacggacctacttcgcactcttcagctcatccttagttttaatgag cagatgtctcgagatgacagcaccattcgtcgcaccgtttccagatttgcaagtcaagctcgcaacattataatgaatgttcatcgttacttcagctcacagtggggagcagactcaagaaatgaagtatttgagaagaccgccaaagctacaggagtgccaaccaacacagtgaaaaaaatcaagcgacagtcatctgagtgtggtaacgtctccttcgcttcacctgtatatcccaggaagaggatccgggtgaaggacaaggtggatagttttgaaaatgagtgtattcggaaggagattttgtctttttacgagagaggagagctcccaacgttagatgccctactggaaaaagtgaaggaagacccggtaaagtttaatggtggaagaacaacgttatggaaaattgtgagagggcttggattccgctacaaaaaagtgacgagtggaagagcaattttaatggaacgtgatgatatagtggcagcgagaactgaatacctacggttaattgaaaagaataggaattgtagtccaactgaacgtaaacctgaagtattccttgatgaaacttggataaaccaaaatgaatgtgtacgtcagtgttggacaacgggtgaaggagaaataggacccaaacttaagactggaaaggggtcaagatttattgtggtgcacgcggggagtgagaaggggtttgtcaaagatgcgctattgttgtttaggtcaaaaaatggtgccaaaggggactaccatgattccatggaccatgaaaggtttttgtttaaagtggtttaa